The Pseudomonas sp. FP2309 genomic sequence CGCGATACACATCCATGGTCAGCTTGATGAACGCAGCGGATTCAGCCTGCATCTGCTCTTCTGTGCAGAAGATGTGGGCATCATCCTGGGTAAAGCCGCGCACGCGCATAATGCCGTGCAACGCACCCGATGGCTCGTTACGGTGGCAGGCACCGAACTCGGCCAGACGCATCGGCAACTCGCGGTAGCTCTTCAGGCCCTGATTGAACACCTGCACGTGGCAAGGGCAGTTCATCGGCTTGATGGCGTAGTCGCGGTTTTCAGACTGAGTGGTGAACATGTTGTCGGCATAGTTGGCCCAATGCCCGGATTTTTCCCACAGGCTGCGATCAACGACCTGAGGCGTCTTGATTTCCAGGTAACCGTTGTCGCGCTGAACCTTGCGCATGTACTGCTCGAGCACCTGGTACAGGGTCCAGCCGTTCGGGTGCCAGAACACCATGCCCGGCGCTTCTTCCTGGAGGTGGAACAGGTTGAGGCGCTTGCCGATCTTGCGGTGGTCGCGCTTCTCGGCTTCTTCGATGCGCTGGATATAAGCGGCCAGCTGCTTCTTGTCAGCCCACGCGGTGCCGTAGATCCGCTGCAATTGTTCGTTCTTAGCATCGCCGCGCCAGTAGGCACCGGACAGCTTGGTCAGCTTGAACGACTTGAGGAAACGCGTGTTCGGCACGTGCGGGCCGCGGCACATGTCGACGTATTCTTCGTGGTAGTACAGGCCCATGGCCTGCTCTTCCGGCATGTCTTCCACCAGCCGCAGCTTGTAGTCTTCGCCACGAGCGGTGAACACATCGATCACCTCGGCGCGCGGGGTGACTTTCTTGATGACGTCGTAATCTTTTTCAATCAGCGCGTGCATGCGCTGCTCGATGGCCGCCAAGTCGTCCGGAGTGAAAGGACGCTCGTAGGCGATATCGTAATAGAAGCCTTCTTCGATAACCGGGCCGATCACCATCTTCGCGGTTGGGTACAACTGCTTGACCGCGTGGCCAATCAGATGCGCGCAGGAGTGGCGAATGATCTCCAGCCCCTCTTGATCCTTGGGCGTGATGATTTGCAGGCTGGCATCGGCGGTGATCAGGTCGCTGGCATCGACCAGTTTGCCGTCGACCTTACCGGCGACGGTGGCTTTGGCCAAGCCGGCACCAATGGATGCGGCGACCTCAGCGACAGAAACAGCATGATCGAATGAACGTTGACTGCCATCGGGAAGAGTAATAGTTGGCATGGCGCCTCCTCTCCTAGTGGTGACCCCTACCAAAGGTCACGTGGGTTGGGATGAGCCAGTACAAGATCCAACACCAGGCCGTTCAATGCTGAACGCCTGCCTTACAGCGGCAGGAGCCTTTCGGCCAACCGATAATCGAACCAGAGTGACTGGAGTGAGCTAAAAAAACATGGCGAGGCGGCAAATGGCGCACCTGTAAAAGCCAGGCGGACGATGCTAGCACAGATGAACGGTCATCGCGCCGGCGGTGCCCTCTGTAAAGACAAAATAGCGGCAAAAGTGAACTTGGGCTGTACGCAGGCCCTCAAACCCCATGAGAATCGCCGTTTGTCCTCGAATCAAAGGAGCACTTCATGATGCGTTTTACCTCTACCCTCGCGCTCGCCGCCTCCCTGACCCTCCTTTCCCTCGGCGCGCAGGCTGCGGCACCGTCGAACTGGCCTGCGGGCGCTCGTGACAGCTTCGTCAGCGACTGCAGCGCTGCCGCGAGCCAGAACGTGGACGTCAAAACGGCCAAAGCCCACTGCGAATGTGGCGCAGACAAAATCAACGCTGAATTGAGCACTGCCGAAATCAAAGAGCTGATGACCAATCAGAACGCCAGCCCTGAGCTCAAAAACAAAGCCGTGACCGCGATTTCGTCCTGCAAAGTCGTGAAGAAAAAGTAAGAACGACCAGCGATCAGGTGAGTTTTCAGGGCAAAAAACAGCCTGAAAACTGCCTTTTCTCACAAAATACACAGCTTTTACGGCTTTTTTTACGAGCTGATATTTCGCGCAAAAGCCCCGTAGATCGGGGCTTTCAGCCGAAGCAGGGATTGAACGCAACGCGATTGATTAGCAAACAATGCCTTGGGGGGGCTCCCAAGCCGAACATTTCGACTATGATAGCCCGGTGTGCCCAGTTGGCCTGAGCAGCACAGCACTACTGAAAATATATGTTTCTTGGAGATACACCATGTCTAATCGCCAAACCGGCACCGTTAAATGGTTCAACGATGAAAAAGGCTTCGGCTTCATCACTCCTCAAGGTGGCGGTGACGACCTGTTCGTACACTTCAAAGCTATCGAAAGCGACGGTTTCAAAAGCCTGAAAGAAGGCCAAACCGTTTCCTTCGTGGCTGAGAAAGGCCAAAAGGGTATGCAAGCTGCACAGGTTCGCCCAGAGTAATTCTGAGCTGAGCTAAAAAAACCCCGTCCAAGTGACGGGGTTTTTTATGGGTGTTGCAAAAGTCTTGGAACGATCAGCCGCAATTGACCCGTGTAATCACCAGATTGTCGTCGGTGTTCAGGTTCAAGCGGTCGGAGCGGTATTCCAGCGTGATCATATCGTTGGGCTTGAGGATCCGCGCGTTCTGCGCACCGGCGCGTGTACGGGCCTGATCCAGCAACTGGGGCGAAGCTTTCTGGCCGATGGTGAATTCGGCGGCCTTTGCCTCACAGCGGCTATGACCGGCATCGGTCACGGCGGCGTCTTTGGCTGGCTCAGAGGCACCCGGGGTGCTGCAACCCGCCAACGCGAGTGCTGCCAACAAAGTGCCGAATGATGCGAGCTTCCAAGGCATGAAGCCTCCTATGATTAAAAATGGACAGAGATCGTGCGACAGCGGTGTAACGGATTGGTTTCAAGACGTAAACCACCGAGCGGCAAGTCTGCCTGACTATCAGTGGTCATTCGCCCGATCAATCGTGACCAGATATGAACGAAATCAGTAAATATCGATGTAATCAAACGGCGGCGTCGGCCAGTTCTGCTTCAACGCATTGAAAATCTGCGTAACCCAGACTTCATCGCTGGCGGCCACGTTACCGACATAACCAGAGCCCTTGGCCCAGGTCTCGAGGCGGAACAGCAGCCCATCGATATCCACACCGCCCACTGTCTTCCCAGAGGAGATATAGGCGATACCGCCCTTGGTCACACGCAACTGGGTGTGTTCGTCATCGCTGGCACTGGCGATCAACTGGCGCACGGCAGCCAGCGTCAGATTTTCGGGGTTGCTCAAATCGATCTGCACGCGGTATTCCCCGGCAATTAAACAGAGGGACAGTGTCGCACAGCACCAGCCTCATCCAGAAACGCTTCATGCCTAAGTAGCAGTGCCAAATGCCGCGCAAAGTGCTTAACTGCGCCCGCTGGAACCGCGTTCCAGCGCATCGCCCAGGACCTTCAGCCCCGTGAGATTTCCATGACCACCGTAACGCTCCAAGCCGACATCAAAGCCAAGTGGCCCCTGGGACAAAGCTCCTACAGCCCCGGAAGCCCGGAGGAATTGGCAATCATCGGCATCGACCTGTTGGTCAAGGAACTGGGCACCCAGGCGGCCCAAGCATTCATCGGCCAGGTATTCGAGAAATACCCGGCCGATCACAGGGGGGCACACAACCCCGAACGCGAATAGGCCGCGGCCAACGAACGTCGACCGCCAGCGATTTACTTCAAGCGCGCCAGGCGCTCGGTCAGCAGATCGAAGAAGCCCTGGGCGTCGCCGCTTTCAACCCAGAAGGCATTCTTCGGTTGTTTCAGGCCGTCGTACCAATCCACGATGGTCTGGCCGAAGGTCGGGCCCTCGCGGCTGTCCACCACCACGTTGACCTCACGACCACTGAACAGCGAAGGCTTGAGCAGGTAGGCCACGACCGTGGCGTCATGCACTGGGCCGCCAGGAATGCCGTAGTGCTCCATATCGCCTTTTACGTACTCGTTGAGAATGTCACCAACCACCTTGCTCGCGTGATTGTTGATTGCGGCGATCTGCTTCAAGCGCGCCTCGCTGGTCAG encodes the following:
- the thrS gene encoding threonine--tRNA ligase, encoding MPTITLPDGSQRSFDHAVSVAEVAASIGAGLAKATVAGKVDGKLVDASDLITADASLQIITPKDQEGLEIIRHSCAHLIGHAVKQLYPTAKMVIGPVIEEGFYYDIAYERPFTPDDLAAIEQRMHALIEKDYDVIKKVTPRAEVIDVFTARGEDYKLRLVEDMPEEQAMGLYYHEEYVDMCRGPHVPNTRFLKSFKLTKLSGAYWRGDAKNEQLQRIYGTAWADKKQLAAYIQRIEEAEKRDHRKIGKRLNLFHLQEEAPGMVFWHPNGWTLYQVLEQYMRKVQRDNGYLEIKTPQVVDRSLWEKSGHWANYADNMFTTQSENRDYAIKPMNCPCHVQVFNQGLKSYRELPMRLAEFGACHRNEPSGALHGIMRVRGFTQDDAHIFCTEEQMQAESAAFIKLTMDVYRDFGFTEVEMKLSTRPEKRVGSDELWDRAEAALAAALDSAGLSYDLQPGEGAFYGPKIEFSLKDCLGRVWQCGTLQLDFNLPIRLGAEYVSEDNSRKHPVMLHRAILGSFERFVGILIEHYEGAFPAWLAPTQAVIMNITDKQADFAAEVEKTLNESGFRAKSDLRNEKIGFKIREHTLLKVPYLLVIGDREVEMQTVAVRTREGADLGSMPVAQFAEFLAQAVSRRGRPDSE
- a CDS encoding cold-shock protein translates to MSNRQTGTVKWFNDEKGFGFITPQGGGDDLFVHFKAIESDGFKSLKEGQTVSFVAEKGQKGMQAAQVRPE
- a CDS encoding I78 family peptidase inhibitor, translating into MPWKLASFGTLLAALALAGCSTPGASEPAKDAAVTDAGHSRCEAKAAEFTIGQKASPQLLDQARTRAGAQNARILKPNDMITLEYRSDRLNLNTDDNLVITRVNCG